In Tripterygium wilfordii isolate XIE 37 chromosome 23, ASM1340144v1, whole genome shotgun sequence, one genomic interval encodes:
- the LOC119993539 gene encoding 60S ribosomal protein L3 has translation MSHRKFEHPRHGSLGFLPRKRAARHRGKVKAFPKDDPSKPPKLTAFLGYKAGMTHIVREVEKPGSKLHKRETCEAVTIIETPPMVVVGVVGYVKTPRGLRSLNTVWAQHLSEDVKRRFYKNWCKSKKKAFTKYSKQYETEEGKKSIQAQLEKMKKYATVIRVLAHTQIRKMKGLKQKKAHLMEIQVNGGTVAQKVDYAYGFFEKQIPIDAIFQKDEMIDIIGVTKGKGYEGVVTRWGVTRLPRKTHRGLRKVACIGAWHPARVSFTVARAGQNGYHHRTEMNKKIYKLGKAGQESHTAVTEYDRTEKDITPMGGFPHYGVVKDDYLLIKGCCVGPKKRVVTLRQSLLKQTSRLALEDIKLKFIDTSSKFGHGRFQTTQEKQKTYGRLKA, from the exons ATGTCTCACAGGAAGTTTGAGCACCCAAGGCATGGATCTCTTGGATTTCTTCCAAGGAAGCGCGCTGCTCGTCACAGAGGGAAAG TGAAGGCATTTCCTAAGGATGACCCAAGCAAGCCACCCAAGCTAACTGCCTTTTTGGGTTACAAGGCTGGGATGACACACATTGTCAGGGAGGTCGAGAAACCTGGATCGA AACTTCACAAGAGGGAGACATGTGAGGCTGTGACAATTATTGAGACCCCTCCCATGGTAGTTGTTGGAGTTGTTGGTTACGTGAAGACACCCCGTGGTCTCCGCTCTTTGAACACTGTCTGGGCTCAGCATCTGAGTGAAGACGTGAAGCGAAGGTTCTACAAGAATTGGTGCAAGTCCAAGAAGAAGGCTTTCACAAAATACTCCAAGCAGTATGAAACTGAAGAAGGGAAGAAAAGTATCCAAGCTCAGCttgaaaaaatgaagaaatacgCAACTGTCATTCGTGTTTTGGCACACACTCAG ATTAGGAAGATGAAGGGGTTGAAGCAGAAAAAAGCACACCTTATGGAGATCCAGGTCAATGGTGGCACTGTTGCTCAGAAGGTTGATTATGCATATGGCTTCTTTGAGAAGCAAATCCCAATTGATGCTATTTTCCAGAAGGATGAAATGATTGACATCATTGGTGTCACAAAGGGTAAGGGGTATGAAGGTGTCGTCACTCGATGGGGTGTCACCAGGCTTCCTCGAAAGACCCACAGGGGTCTGCGTAAGGTGGCTTGTATCGGTGCTTGGCATCCTGCCAGAGTATCATTTACAGTTGCCAGAGCTGGTCAGAATGGGTATCACCACCGCACTGAGATGAATAAGAAAATTTATAAACTTGGCAAGGCTGGTCAGGAGTCCCACACTGCAGTTACTGAGTATGACAG GACTGAAAAGGATATTACTCCAATGGGTGGCTTCCCTCACTATGGTGTTGTGAAGGATGACTATCTATTGATCAAGGGGTGCTGTGTTGGGCCCAAGAAGAGGGTGGTTACCCTTCGCCAGTCGCTGCTCAAGCAGACTTCTCGTCTTGCACTTGAGGATATTAAACTCAAGTTCATTGACACCTCATCGAAGTTCGGACATGGCCGCTTCCAGACAACTCAAGAGAAACAGAAAACCTATGGACGTCTGAAGGCGTAA